The proteins below come from a single Eucalyptus grandis isolate ANBG69807.140 chromosome 3, ASM1654582v1, whole genome shotgun sequence genomic window:
- the LOC104437901 gene encoding disease resistance protein RUN1-like gives MASSEAGTSSDVARALEGEYQVFLSFRGPDTRHGFTDFLYDGLKEVGFRVFRDDEELRVSNVIGESLLRAINGSIIYIPILSKTYAVSKWCLRELARIVDNVSKSDGEKSIIPIFFHVKPDDVKFKNPLYTDALLEHSKESPDEVEAWRAALERVAKIMGLNVTEDQSQVEIVKSVVENVLEKLEIKQKEVPRHLVGLDDQVKQLTRLSATDQCDVRLIAIYGMGGIGKTTMAKVIFNQLSSHFGRRCSFLEDVRVSSSTEEGKVRLQKKLLYDIAGSRCAKQVKDSEQGMKRIREVLHIEEVLVVLDDVAKEQHIEHLIGNYSLRSGSRIIITTRDKTIPSDEGFHGKIRRYEMLDMAAPHALQLFCRHAFGTDSPLNDYCCISNKIVSSVGGLPLAIEVIGSSLKRKNKAVWKEMLDNLKNVPEEEILNKLKISYDGLDNNQKHIFLDISCLFFNEKTTNPIYMWDHCQLNPQRGIEVLTERCLIKILDNDKFWMHDQLIALGRKIVRDNSHGELGKQSRLWIAEEALDIIRIKEVSKKSSIFIFQTEVES, from the exons ATGGCAAGCTCAGAGGCTGGAACGAGTAGTGATGTTGCACGAGCATTAGAAGGTGAGTATCAAGTATTTCTGAGTTTCAGAGGACCCGACACTCGTCATGGATTCACAGACTTCCTCTATGACGGCTTGAAAGAAGTTGGATTTCGCGTATTTAGGGATGATGAGGAACTCCGTGTCAGCAATGTGATTGGAGAGAGCCTTCTACGTGCTATCAATGGCTCCATAATCTACATACCAATCCTCTCCAAGACATATGCTGTCAGTAAATGGTGCCTTCGTGAGCTTGCACGCATAGTAGACAACGTGTCTAAGTCAGATGGTGAAAAAAGTAtcattcctattttttttcatgtgaaaCCTGATGACGTTAAATTTAAGAATCCATTGTATACCGACGCTTTACTGGAACACTCGAAGGAGTCTCCTGATGAAGTCGAGGCGTGGAGAGCGGCTCTTGAAAGGGTAGCTAAAATCATGGGATTGAACGTGACAGAGGACCAAAG TCAAGTAGAGATTGTCAAATCGGTTGTTGAAAACGTATTGGAGAAGCTGGAGATAAAGCAAAAAGAAGTGCCTCGACATTTAGTTGGACTTGATGATCAGGTGAAACAATTGACAAGGTTATCAGCTACCGACCAATGTGATGTGCGGCTTATTGCAATTTACGGAATGGGTGGAATCGGTAAAACAACCATGGCCAAGgtcatctttaatcaattgtcttcCCACTTTGGAAGGCGTTGTAGCTTCCTTGAGGATGTTCGAGTAAGCTCATCAACCGAGGAGGGCAAAGTCCGGCTGCAAAAGAAACTACTATATGACATTGCTGGTTCAAGATGTGCAAAACAAGTCAAGGATAGTGAACAAGGGATGAAGAGGATTAGAGAAGTACTCCACATTGAGGAGGTCCTTGTGGTTTTGGATGATGTTGCTAAAGAACAGCATATTGAGCATCTAATAGGAAATTATTCATTACGTTCAGGATCTCGCATAATCATTACAACAAGAGACAAAACAATTCCATCAGATGAGGGATTTCATGGTAAAATTCGACGGTATGAGATGCTAGACATGGCTGCTCCTCACGCACTTCAGCTTTTTTGTCGACATGCCTTTGGTACCGACTCTCCGTTGAATGATTATTGTtgtatttcaaataaaattgtCTCAAGTGTGGGAGGGCTTCCCTTGGCAATTGAAGTGATAGGTTCATcacttaaaaggaaaaacaaagcaGTTTGGAAGGAGATGTTGGACAATTTAAAGAATGTACCTGAAGAAGAGATtcttaataaattgaaaattagcTATGATGGCTTAGACAATAATCAGAAACATATTTTTCTAGATATATCATGCTTATTTTTCAATGAGAAGACGACCAATCCAATTTACATGTGGGACCATTGTCAACTAAATCCCCAGAGAGGAATTGAAGTCCTTACTGAGAGGTGCTTGATAAAGATTTTGGATAATGAtaagttttggatgcatgatcaactcaTAGCACTAGGAAGGAAAATTGTCCGTGACAACAGCCATGGTGAACTTGGAAAGCAGAGTAGGTTGTGGATTGCAGAAGAGGCCTTGGATATTATAAGAATCAAAGAGGTAAGCAAGAAAagttccattttcatttttcaaacagAAGTTGAATCCTGA
- the LOC120291086 gene encoding heavy metal-associated isoprenylated plant protein 41-like, whose amino-acid sequence MTLNSATSPRFSPHALVCFFLCSTYLLLSISPHHISNYTRTEEKSLQDSWTFLFENSSFQIPHTYENRLKAVLKLDVCDNKDKRKAMKIVSRFAGVKSVEINLKDQRLVVTRDIDAVEMMRKLKWMCKTDIVPV is encoded by the exons ATGACTCTTAACTCCGCAACGTCCCCAAGATTCTCCCCACACGCACTCGtttgcttcttcctctgctCGACTTATTTacttctctctatctctccccATCATATCTCTAATTATACGAGAACAGAAGAGAAAAGCCTGCAGGATTCTTGGACCTTTCTCTTTGAGAATTCCAGTTTTCAAATTCCACACACCTACGAAAACAGGCTG AAAGCGGTGCTCAAGCTGGATGTGTGCGACAACAAGGACAAGAGGAAGGCCATGAAGATAGTCTCTAGATTTGCAG GGGTCAAGTCAGTCGAGATAAACCTGAAGGACCAGAGGCTGGTGGTGACAAGAGATATTGATGCTGTGGAGATGATGAGGAAACTGAAATGGATGTGTAAGACGGACATAGTCCCAGTCTGA